In Streptomyces nojiriensis, one genomic interval encodes:
- the erpA gene encoding iron-sulfur cluster insertion protein ErpA yields the protein MSVQDDKTTVSDGILLSDAAAEKVRTLLEQEGRDDLALRVAVQPGGCSGLRYQLFFDERSLDGDVVKDFDGVKVVTDRMSSPYLHGASIDFVDTIEKQGFTIDNPNATGSCACGDSFS from the coding sequence ATGTCCGTACAGGACGACAAGACCACTGTGAGCGACGGCATCCTCCTGTCCGACGCCGCCGCCGAGAAGGTCAGGACCCTGCTGGAGCAGGAAGGCCGCGATGACCTGGCGCTCCGCGTCGCCGTCCAGCCCGGTGGCTGCTCCGGCCTGCGCTACCAGCTCTTCTTCGACGAGCGCTCCCTCGACGGCGACGTCGTGAAGGACTTCGACGGTGTGAAGGTCGTCACGGACCGGATGAGCTCCCCGTACCTCCACGGTGCCTCGATCGACTTCGTCGACACCATCGAGAAGCAGGGCTTCACGATCGACAACCCCAACGCCACGGGCTCCTGCGCCTGCGGCGACTCGTTCAGCTAA
- the nadA gene encoding quinolinate synthase NadA: MRVVTTAQPLDVQPTPLALLLLGREADPKSERGVECPGDLPSPSDPNLVARARAAKEKLGDKVFILGHHYQRDEVIEFADVTGDSFKLAKDAAAKPEAEYIVFCGVHFMAESADILTSDDQKVVLPDLAAGCSMADMATAEQVAECWDVLTEAGVAGVTVPVSYMNSSADIKAFTGKHGGTICTSSNAKKALEWAFEQGEKILFLPDQHLGRNTAVRDMGMSLDDCVLYNPHKPNGGLTAEQLRNAKMILWRGHCSVHGRFSVDSVNDVRARIPGVNVLVHPECKHEVVAAADYVGSTEYIIKALEAAPAGSKWAIGTELNLVRRLANRFAAEDKEVVFLDKTVCFCSTMNRIDLPHLVWTLESLAEGNLVNQIQVDKETESFAKLALERMLALP; the protein is encoded by the coding sequence GTGCGTGTCGTGACCACCGCCCAGCCGTTGGACGTCCAGCCGACGCCCCTTGCCCTGCTGCTGCTCGGCCGTGAGGCCGACCCCAAGAGCGAGCGCGGGGTGGAGTGCCCCGGCGACCTGCCCTCGCCGTCGGACCCGAACCTCGTGGCGCGTGCCCGCGCGGCCAAGGAGAAGCTCGGGGACAAGGTCTTCATCCTGGGTCACCACTACCAGCGCGACGAGGTCATCGAGTTCGCGGACGTCACCGGCGACTCCTTCAAGCTGGCCAAGGACGCGGCCGCCAAGCCGGAGGCGGAGTACATCGTCTTCTGCGGCGTGCACTTCATGGCCGAGTCCGCGGACATCCTGACCTCGGACGACCAGAAGGTGGTCCTGCCGGATCTGGCCGCCGGCTGCTCGATGGCCGACATGGCCACCGCCGAGCAGGTCGCGGAGTGCTGGGACGTGCTGACCGAGGCCGGCGTCGCCGGCGTCACGGTGCCCGTCTCGTACATGAACTCCTCCGCCGACATCAAGGCGTTCACCGGCAAGCACGGCGGCACGATCTGCACCTCGTCCAACGCGAAGAAGGCCCTGGAGTGGGCGTTCGAGCAGGGCGAGAAGATCCTCTTCCTCCCGGACCAGCACCTGGGCCGCAACACCGCCGTCCGCGACATGGGCATGTCCCTGGACGACTGCGTGCTCTACAACCCGCACAAGCCGAACGGCGGCCTCACGGCCGAGCAGCTGCGGAACGCCAAGATGATCCTGTGGCGCGGGCACTGCTCGGTGCACGGCCGGTTCTCGGTCGACTCGGTCAACGACGTCCGCGCCCGGATCCCCGGCGTGAACGTCCTGGTCCACCCCGAGTGCAAGCACGAGGTCGTGGCGGCCGCGGACTACGTCGGCTCGACGGAGTACATCATCAAGGCGCTGGAGGCGGCCCCGGCCGGTTCCAAGTGGGCCATCGGCACCGAGCTGAACCTGGTCCGCCGCCTGGCGAACCGATTCGCCGCCGAGGACAAGGAAGTCGTCTTCCTCGACAAGACCGTCTGCTTCTGCTCGACGATGAACCGCATCGACCTCCCGCACCTGGTGTGGACCCTGGAGTCCCTGGCCGAGGGCAACCTCGTCAACCAGATCCAGGTCGACAAGGAGACGGAGAGCTTCGCGAAGCTCGCGCTGGAGCGGATGCTGGCGCTCCCGTAG
- a CDS encoding efflux RND transporter permease subunit, whose product MSWLSRFSLAQRALVGLVSIVALLFGAIAIPQLKQQLLPSIELPMVSVLAPYQGASPDVVEKQVVEPIEAMLKGVDGLTGITSTASEGNALIMATFDYGDSGTKQLVADVQQAVNRARVRLPAEVDPQVVAGSTDDIPTVILAVTADKDQQALADQLERSVVPVLSDIEGVGQVTVDGVQDLQVTVTPDNAKLAAAGLDGAKLAEGLQAGGAAVPAGSFDEAGKNRTVRVGSGYTSLAQLEELRLTPGPGKPAVRLGDVATVKQEPAKAVSITRTNGKPSLALVLTMDKDGSAVAISDAVKDKLPELRTALGAGADLTVVSDQGPAVAKSISSLTTEGMLGLLFAVIVILVFLASLRSTLVTAVSIPLSVVLALIVLWTRDLSLNMLTLGALTIAIGRVVDDSIVVLENIKRHLGYGEEREAAIITAVKEVAGAVTSSTLTTVAVFLPIGLTDGMIGELFGSFSLTVTAALLASLLVSLTVVPVLSYWFLSAPKGVEPGNAESAAKARREAEEKEARSRLQLFYVRVLGFATRRRVTSVAIAVVVLIGTFGMTPLLKTNFFDQGEQEVLTVKQELAPGTSLAASDEASRKVEQVLASVDGVKSYQVTVGSSGFLAAFGGGTGSNQASYQVSLKDSGKADAVKKGIEGKLAALDGIGETRIVAGDGFGSQNLSVVVKAGDGKVLAEAAEQVRGEVAKLKNVADVQSDLSQSVPRISVTATPKAAEAGLNQAALGAIVAQAVRGNPAGKAVLDDTERDIVIRSAQPATTLAELQALPVGPAKLGDIAEVKEVPGPVAMTRIDGARAATITARPLGDNTGAVSAELQTKLKALHLPEGATASIGGVSEDQDEAFGSLGLAMLAAIAIVFMLLVATFRSLVQPLILLVSIPFAATGALGLLIATGTPMGVPAMIGMLMLIGIVVTNAIVLIDLVNQYRAQGLGVVEAVIEGGRHRLRPILMTALATIFALLPMALGVTGEGGFISQPLAVVVIGGLVSSTLLTLLLVPTLYTMVELRKERRRAKRAAKREARLTVVPAPSAAEDEVPAKA is encoded by the coding sequence ATGTCCTGGCTGTCCCGCTTCAGCCTGGCCCAAAGGGCCTTGGTCGGCCTCGTGTCGATCGTCGCGCTCCTCTTCGGCGCCATAGCCATCCCGCAGCTCAAGCAGCAGCTGCTGCCCTCCATCGAATTGCCGATGGTGTCCGTGCTCGCGCCGTACCAGGGCGCCTCGCCCGACGTGGTCGAGAAGCAGGTCGTCGAACCGATCGAGGCCATGCTCAAGGGTGTCGACGGCCTCACCGGCATCACCTCCACCGCCAGCGAGGGCAACGCCCTCATCATGGCCACCTTCGACTACGGCGACAGCGGCACCAAGCAGCTCGTCGCCGACGTCCAGCAGGCCGTGAACCGGGCCCGCGTCCGGCTGCCCGCCGAGGTGGACCCGCAGGTCGTGGCCGGTTCCACCGACGACATCCCGACCGTCATCCTGGCCGTCACCGCCGACAAGGACCAGCAGGCGCTCGCCGACCAGCTGGAACGTTCCGTCGTCCCCGTCCTCTCGGACATCGAGGGCGTCGGCCAGGTCACCGTCGACGGCGTCCAGGACCTCCAGGTCACCGTCACCCCCGACAACGCCAAGCTCGCGGCCGCCGGCCTCGACGGCGCCAAGCTCGCCGAGGGCCTCCAGGCGGGCGGCGCTGCCGTCCCCGCAGGCTCCTTCGACGAGGCCGGCAAGAACCGCACCGTGCGCGTGGGCTCCGGCTACACCTCCCTCGCCCAGCTGGAAGAGCTGCGCCTGACCCCCGGCCCGGGCAAGCCGGCCGTCCGCCTCGGCGACGTCGCCACCGTCAAGCAGGAGCCGGCCAAGGCCGTCTCCATCACCCGCACCAACGGCAAGCCCAGCCTCGCCCTCGTCCTCACCATGGACAAGGACGGCAGCGCCGTCGCGATCTCCGACGCGGTCAAGGACAAGCTGCCCGAGCTGCGCACCGCGCTCGGCGCCGGCGCCGACCTGACCGTCGTCAGCGACCAGGGCCCGGCCGTCGCCAAGTCCATCTCCAGCCTCACCACCGAAGGCATGCTCGGCCTGCTCTTCGCGGTGATCGTGATCCTGGTCTTCCTGGCCTCGCTGCGCTCGACGCTGGTCACGGCGGTCTCCATCCCGCTGTCCGTCGTCCTCGCGCTCATCGTGCTGTGGACCCGCGACCTGTCGCTCAACATGCTGACCCTGGGCGCCCTCACCATCGCCATCGGCCGCGTGGTCGACGACTCGATCGTGGTCCTGGAGAACATCAAGCGCCACCTCGGCTACGGCGAGGAGCGCGAGGCCGCGATCATCACCGCGGTCAAGGAGGTCGCCGGCGCGGTCACCTCCTCCACCCTCACCACCGTCGCCGTCTTCCTGCCGATCGGCCTCACCGACGGCATGATCGGCGAGCTCTTCGGCTCCTTCTCGCTCACCGTCACCGCGGCCCTGCTGGCCTCGCTGCTCGTCTCGCTGACGGTCGTACCGGTGCTCTCGTACTGGTTCCTGAGCGCACCCAAGGGCGTCGAGCCCGGCAACGCCGAGAGCGCGGCCAAGGCCCGCCGCGAGGCCGAGGAGAAGGAGGCGCGCAGCCGCCTCCAGCTCTTCTACGTCCGCGTCCTGGGCTTCGCCACCCGGCGCCGGGTGACCAGTGTGGCCATCGCGGTGGTCGTCCTGATCGGCACCTTCGGGATGACCCCGCTGCTGAAGACCAACTTCTTCGACCAGGGCGAGCAGGAGGTCCTGACGGTCAAGCAGGAACTCGCCCCCGGCACCTCGCTGGCCGCCTCCGACGAGGCGAGCCGCAAGGTCGAGCAGGTGCTGGCCTCGGTCGACGGGGTCAAGAGCTACCAGGTCACCGTCGGCTCCTCCGGCTTCCTCGCGGCCTTCGGCGGCGGTACGGGCTCCAACCAGGCCTCGTACCAGGTCAGCCTGAAGGACTCCGGCAAGGCCGACGCCGTCAAGAAGGGCATCGAGGGCAAGCTGGCCGCTCTCGACGGCATCGGCGAGACCCGCATCGTGGCGGGCGACGGCTTCGGCAGCCAGAACCTCAGCGTGGTCGTCAAGGCCGGCGACGGCAAGGTCCTCGCCGAGGCCGCCGAGCAGGTCCGGGGCGAGGTCGCGAAGCTCAAGAACGTCGCCGACGTACAGAGCGACCTGTCCCAGTCCGTGCCCCGCATCTCCGTGACCGCCACCCCCAAGGCGGCCGAGGCCGGCCTCAACCAGGCCGCGCTCGGCGCGATCGTCGCCCAGGCCGTCCGGGGCAACCCGGCGGGCAAGGCCGTACTCGACGACACCGAGCGGGACATCGTCATCAGGTCCGCGCAGCCGGCCACCACCCTGGCCGAACTGCAGGCGCTCCCGGTCGGCCCGGCCAAGCTCGGCGACATCGCCGAGGTCAAGGAGGTCCCCGGCCCGGTCGCGATGACCCGGATCGACGGCGCCCGCGCCGCCACCATCACCGCACGGCCGCTCGGCGACAACACCGGCGCGGTCAGCGCCGAGCTGCAGACCAAGCTCAAGGCCCTGCACCTGCCGGAGGGCGCCACCGCGTCCATCGGAGGCGTCTCCGAGGACCAGGACGAGGCCTTCGGCTCGCTGGGCCTGGCCATGCTCGCGGCCATCGCGATCGTGTTCATGCTGCTGGTCGCGACCTTCCGGTCGCTGGTCCAGCCGCTGATCCTGCTGGTCTCCATCCCGTTCGCGGCGACCGGCGCACTCGGCCTGCTCATCGCCACCGGCACCCCGATGGGCGTCCCGGCGATGATCGGCATGCTGATGCTCATCGGCATCGTGGTGACCAACGCGATCGTCCTGATCGACCTGGTCAACCAGTACCGCGCCCAGGGCCTGGGCGTCGTGGAAGCGGTCATCGAGGGCGGCCGGCACCGGCTGCGCCCGATCCTGATGACGGCCCTGGCGACGATCTTCGCGCTGCTCCCGATGGCGCTGGGCGTCACCGGCGAGGGCGGCTTCATCTCGCAGCCGCTCGCGGTCGTGGTGATCGGCGGCCTGGTCAGCTCCACCCTGCTGACGCTGCTGCTCGTGCCGACCCTCTACACGATGGTCGAGCTCCGCAAGGAGCGCCGCCGCGCCAAGCGCGCGGCGAAGCGCGAGGCCCGCCTGACGGTGGTCCCGGCCCCCTCCGCCGCGGAGGACGAGGTCCCGGCCAAGGCCTGA
- a CDS encoding response regulator: MDQLATDLPSAAPVRVLLADDQALLRSAFKVLVDSEPDMEVVGEASDGAQAFELARRTRPDVVLMDIRMPGTDGLAATRMISADPELAGVRVVMLTTFEVDEYVVSALRAGASGFLGKGAEPEELLNAIRVAAAGEALLSPAATKGLIATFLAQGGGADPAATGASAGAHAQRLAALTVREREVLVHVAAGLSNDGIAGRLEVSPLTVKTHVNRAMAKLGARDRAQLVVIAYESGLVRPRAE, translated from the coding sequence GTGGACCAACTTGCGACGGACCTGCCCTCCGCCGCGCCCGTCAGGGTGCTGCTCGCCGACGACCAGGCGCTGCTGCGCAGCGCCTTCAAGGTGCTCGTCGACTCCGAGCCCGACATGGAGGTCGTCGGGGAGGCCTCCGACGGGGCGCAGGCCTTCGAACTCGCCCGCCGGACGCGCCCCGACGTCGTCCTCATGGACATCCGGATGCCCGGCACCGACGGGCTCGCCGCCACCCGCATGATCAGCGCGGACCCGGAACTCGCCGGTGTGCGCGTGGTGATGCTGACGACCTTCGAGGTCGACGAGTACGTGGTCTCGGCCCTGCGGGCCGGCGCCTCCGGCTTCCTCGGCAAGGGGGCCGAACCCGAGGAGCTGCTCAACGCGATCCGCGTCGCCGCGGCCGGCGAGGCGCTCCTCTCCCCGGCCGCCACCAAGGGGCTCATCGCCACCTTCCTCGCCCAGGGCGGCGGCGCCGACCCGGCCGCCACCGGAGCCTCCGCAGGGGCGCACGCGCAGCGGCTCGCCGCGCTGACCGTCCGGGAGCGCGAGGTCCTCGTACACGTCGCGGCCGGACTGTCGAACGACGGGATCGCCGGGCGGCTGGAGGTCAGCCCGCTGACCGTCAAGACCCACGTGAACCGGGCCATGGCCAAGCTCGGCGCCCGCGACCGGGCCCAATTGGTTGTTATTGCCTACGAATCGGGACTGGTCCGCCCGCGCGCGGAGTAG
- the cobS gene encoding adenosylcobinamide-GDP ribazoletransferase, whose amino-acid sequence MTDSYDGPPQTPPAERASFPDGLRFAFGTLTVLPARITRWDRPAARTGMACAPLAGLVVGVLAALPGAIVLLLGGGPLLAAALTVAVPAALTRGLHLDGLADTADGLGSAKPADEALRIMKQSDIGPFGVVALVIVLLLQAAALSDIYADSWIRGALAAVVAAVAARLAMTLACREGVPAARPGGLGAAVAGVVPRRAAALIAVLTVALAAAAALPLGLPAAGRSAAAVLAALLAAELLLRRCVRRFDGVTGDVFGALAEVAATTALIVLALG is encoded by the coding sequence ATGACAGATTCGTACGACGGCCCGCCCCAGACGCCGCCCGCGGAACGCGCCTCGTTCCCCGACGGCCTCCGTTTCGCGTTCGGCACCCTCACGGTGCTGCCCGCCCGCATCACCCGCTGGGACCGCCCCGCCGCCCGCACCGGAATGGCCTGCGCCCCGCTCGCCGGACTGGTCGTCGGCGTGCTCGCGGCCCTGCCCGGAGCGATCGTGCTGCTGCTCGGCGGGGGCCCGCTGCTCGCCGCGGCCCTCACCGTCGCCGTACCGGCCGCACTCACCCGGGGACTGCACCTCGACGGCCTCGCCGACACGGCCGACGGCCTCGGCAGCGCCAAACCCGCCGACGAGGCCCTGCGGATCATGAAACAGTCCGACATCGGCCCCTTCGGCGTCGTGGCCCTGGTGATCGTGCTGCTCCTGCAGGCGGCCGCCCTCTCCGACATCTACGCCGACAGCTGGATCCGCGGCGCCCTCGCCGCCGTGGTCGCCGCCGTGGCGGCCCGCCTCGCCATGACCCTGGCCTGCCGGGAAGGCGTCCCGGCCGCCCGCCCCGGGGGGCTCGGCGCCGCCGTCGCCGGGGTGGTCCCGCGCCGCGCCGCCGCCCTGATCGCCGTGCTCACCGTCGCCCTGGCCGCGGCCGCCGCACTCCCGCTGGGCCTGCCCGCCGCCGGCCGGAGCGCGGCGGCGGTCCTGGCCGCCCTGCTCGCCGCGGAACTGCTGCTCCGCCGCTGCGTACGCCGCTTCGACGGGGTCACCGGTGACGTCTTCGGCGCCCTCGCGGAGGTCGCGGCGACCACCGCCCTGATCGTCCTCGCCCTGGGCTGA
- the pspAA gene encoding PspA-associated protein PspAA: MIVRIMGEGQVEVADSHFPELNRLDDELLAELEGGDEEGFRRTLGALLDAVRRLGTPLPDDALEPSELILPGAGAALDEVREMLSDDGLIPG; this comes from the coding sequence ATGATTGTCCGCATCATGGGGGAAGGCCAGGTGGAAGTGGCCGACAGCCACTTCCCCGAGCTCAACAGGCTGGACGACGAACTGCTCGCGGAGCTGGAGGGCGGTGACGAGGAGGGCTTCCGGCGGACGCTGGGCGCACTGCTCGACGCCGTCCGGCGGCTCGGCACGCCGCTCCCGGACGACGCGCTGGAGCCGTCCGAGCTGATCCTCCCCGGTGCGGGCGCCGCTCTGGACGAGGTCAGGGAGATGCTCAGCGACGACGGCCTGATCCCGGGCTGA
- a CDS encoding PspA/IM30 family protein, translating into MSGVMKRMGMIFRAKANKALDRAEDPRETLDYSYQKQLELLQKVRRGVADVATSRKRLELQLNQLQGQSAKLEDQGRKALALGREDLAREALSRRASLQQQVSDLEVQHQTLQGEEEKLTLAAQRLQAKVDAFRTKKETIKATYTAAQAQTRIAESFSGISEEMSDVGLAIQRAEDKTAQLQARAGAIDELLASGALDDQSGLGSKDDIQAELDRLSGGTDVELELQRMKAELAGGPSAQQQAIEGGAQGNGQQPPTPHRFDKQ; encoded by the coding sequence ATGAGCGGTGTCATGAAGCGTATGGGGATGATCTTCCGCGCGAAGGCGAACAAGGCCCTTGACCGGGCCGAGGACCCGCGCGAAACCCTCGACTACTCGTACCAGAAGCAGCTGGAGCTGCTGCAGAAGGTGCGCCGCGGAGTCGCCGACGTGGCGACCTCCCGCAAGCGCCTGGAGCTGCAGCTGAACCAGCTCCAGGGGCAGTCCGCCAAGCTGGAGGACCAGGGCCGCAAGGCCCTCGCCCTGGGCCGCGAGGACCTGGCCCGTGAGGCCCTGTCCCGGCGCGCCTCGCTCCAGCAGCAGGTCAGCGACCTGGAGGTGCAGCACCAGACCCTGCAGGGCGAGGAGGAGAAGCTGACCCTCGCCGCCCAGCGGCTCCAGGCCAAGGTGGACGCCTTCCGCACGAAGAAGGAGACCATCAAGGCCACGTACACGGCGGCCCAGGCGCAGACCCGGATCGCGGAGTCCTTCTCCGGTATCTCCGAGGAGATGAGCGACGTCGGCCTGGCCATCCAGCGGGCCGAGGACAAGACCGCCCAGCTGCAGGCCCGCGCCGGTGCGATCGACGAGCTGCTGGCCTCCGGCGCGCTCGACGACCAGAGCGGCCTCGGTTCCAAGGACGACATCCAGGCCGAGCTGGACCGCCTCTCGGGCGGTACCGACGTGGAGCTGGAGCTCCAGCGCATGAAGGCCGAGCTGGCGGGCGGCCCGTCCGCCCAGCAGCAGGCCATCGAGGGCGGTGCGCAGGGCAACGGGCAGCAGCCGCCGACTCCGCACCGGTTCGACAAGCAGTAG
- a CDS encoding DUF3043 domain-containing protein, with amino-acid sequence MGFVFGSRSSKEEKAAAADKVSADLSQPRDPQAPKGRPTPKRAVAQSQRKAVVASTGNRKEDAKRARERRRTEMAKQREALANGDERYLPTRDKGPVRRFVRDYVDSRYSVAEMFLPLAVIILVLSMVRQPSIQTIALTLWLVVIVLILLDSIGLWFRLRKALVTRFPDEPRRGAIAYGLMRTLQMRRLRLPKPQVKRGERP; translated from the coding sequence TTGGGTTTTGTGTTTGGTAGCCGCTCCTCCAAGGAAGAGAAGGCCGCCGCCGCCGACAAGGTGAGCGCCGACCTCTCGCAGCCCCGTGACCCGCAGGCCCCGAAGGGCCGCCCTACGCCGAAGCGTGCTGTGGCCCAGTCGCAGCGCAAGGCCGTGGTGGCCTCGACCGGCAATCGCAAGGAGGATGCCAAGCGAGCCCGTGAGCGTCGCCGTACCGAGATGGCCAAGCAGCGCGAAGCGCTGGCCAATGGCGACGAGCGTTACCTGCCCACCCGTGACAAGGGTCCCGTCCGCCGGTTCGTCCGCGACTACGTGGACTCCCGCTACTCGGTCGCCGAGATGTTCCTGCCCCTGGCGGTGATCATCCTGGTGCTGAGCATGGTGCGCCAGCCCTCGATCCAGACCATCGCGCTGACGCTGTGGCTCGTCGTGATCGTCCTGATCCTGCTCGACTCCATCGGCCTGTGGTTCCGCCTCCGCAAGGCCCTGGTCACGCGCTTCCCGGACGAGCCCCGCCGCGGCGCCATCGCCTACGGCCTCATGCGCACCCTCCAGATGCGCCGGCTCCGCCTCCCGAAGCCGCAGGTCAAGCGCGGGGAACGGCCCTGA
- a CDS encoding class I SAM-dependent methyltransferase has translation MSGEGFAEGARLWLEGLGGLRNAVRQELVGRQVDEQIAQRFPVGQRLRVLDVGMGQGTQALRLARAGHKVTGLEQDPAMLDVAREALAAEPEGIRDRVTLLEGDGRETGAHFLPGSFDVVLCHGVLMYVPEPDAMLAGLARMLAPGGLLSLLVRNGDALAMRPGLGGDWQGALDAFDSTEYTNRLGLDVRADRLAGLTATLSGIGAPLQSWYGVRVFTDGTEAGEVLPPDEELERLLAAEDRAGRTDPYRGVAALLHLCGVRG, from the coding sequence ATGTCGGGGGAAGGCTTCGCGGAAGGCGCCCGGCTCTGGCTCGAAGGCCTGGGCGGACTGCGCAACGCCGTCCGGCAGGAGCTCGTGGGCCGGCAGGTCGACGAACAGATCGCGCAGCGCTTCCCGGTCGGGCAGCGGCTGCGCGTCCTCGACGTCGGCATGGGCCAGGGCACGCAGGCGCTGCGGCTGGCGCGCGCCGGGCACAAGGTGACGGGCCTGGAGCAGGACCCCGCCATGCTGGACGTCGCCCGTGAGGCGCTGGCCGCCGAGCCCGAGGGGATCCGCGACCGGGTCACCCTCCTGGAGGGCGACGGCCGCGAGACCGGGGCCCACTTCCTGCCGGGCAGCTTCGACGTGGTGCTGTGCCACGGGGTGCTGATGTACGTGCCCGAACCGGACGCCATGCTGGCCGGGCTGGCCCGGATGCTGGCCCCGGGCGGCCTGCTGTCCCTGCTGGTGCGCAACGGCGACGCGCTCGCCATGCGGCCGGGGCTGGGCGGCGACTGGCAGGGCGCGCTGGACGCGTTCGACTCCACCGAGTACACGAACCGGCTGGGCCTGGACGTCCGCGCGGACCGGCTGGCCGGACTGACGGCGACCCTGTCGGGGATCGGCGCCCCGCTGCAGTCCTGGTACGGCGTCCGCGTCTTCACCGACGGCACCGAGGCGGGCGAGGTCCTGCCGCCCGACGAGGAGCTGGAACGCCTGCTGGCCGCCGAGGACCGCGCCGGCCGGACCGACCCCTACCGCGGTGTGGCGGCGCTGCTGCACCTGTGCGGGGTACGGGGCTAG
- a CDS encoding bifunctional adenosylcobinamide kinase/adenosylcobinamide-phosphate guanylyltransferase: protein MELTLLGTGTPEGLPRPGCPCAACAVSVGSRSRAATAVLVDGALLLDLTPGAVLAGARAGHSLAGVRQVLLTHPHDGPAVELPPGLPAAGRVPDGRELAVISGHRVRAVPMDAPGTGYEVTGPDGARLLYLPPGGAPAGLADQAGRRPYDMVLMDVLGRPEALARLRASGAVGPATDVIAVHLDHDTPPGRELERRCAAAGARAVPDGTTVIVGEYPAVPELPRRTLVLGGARSGKSVEAERRLESFPEVVYVATSGTRDGDPEWAERVDLHRERRPGGWRTVETCELVPLLAADGPPLLIDCLALWLTDAMDRAGAWDDAVWAESGQQQLAGRTAELVAAVRATRRPVVLVSNEVGSGVVPATAAGRRFRDELGRLNAAVAGQCEHVLLVVAGLVTVLKE from the coding sequence GTGGAACTCACTCTGCTCGGCACCGGAACACCCGAGGGCCTGCCCCGCCCCGGCTGCCCCTGTGCGGCCTGCGCCGTCTCCGTCGGCTCGCGCTCGCGCGCCGCCACGGCCGTCCTCGTCGACGGGGCGCTGCTGCTGGACCTGACGCCCGGGGCGGTGCTGGCGGGCGCCCGGGCCGGGCATTCGCTGGCCGGTGTGCGGCAGGTGCTGCTGACCCACCCGCACGACGGGCCCGCGGTCGAGCTGCCGCCCGGGCTGCCGGCCGCCGGGCGGGTGCCGGACGGGCGGGAGCTCGCGGTGATCTCCGGGCACCGGGTGCGGGCGGTGCCGATGGACGCGCCGGGCACCGGGTACGAGGTGACGGGCCCGGACGGCGCCCGGCTGCTGTACCTGCCGCCGGGCGGGGCCCCGGCCGGGCTCGCCGACCAGGCCGGGCGGCGCCCGTACGACATGGTCCTGATGGATGTGCTGGGCCGGCCCGAGGCGCTGGCGCGGCTGCGGGCGAGCGGCGCCGTCGGTCCGGCGACGGACGTGATCGCCGTCCACCTGGACCACGACACCCCGCCGGGCCGGGAGCTGGAGCGCCGGTGCGCGGCGGCCGGGGCCCGGGCGGTGCCGGACGGGACGACCGTGATCGTCGGGGAGTACCCCGCGGTGCCGGAGCTGCCGCGCCGGACCCTGGTGCTGGGCGGGGCCCGCTCCGGCAAGTCCGTGGAGGCGGAGCGGCGGCTGGAGTCCTTCCCGGAGGTGGTCTACGTGGCCACCTCCGGCACCCGGGACGGCGACCCGGAATGGGCCGAGCGCGTCGACCTGCACCGGGAGCGCCGGCCGGGCGGCTGGCGGACGGTGGAGACGTGCGAGCTGGTTCCGCTGCTGGCCGCCGACGGGCCGCCGCTGCTGATCGACTGCCTGGCGCTGTGGCTGACGGACGCGATGGACCGGGCCGGGGCGTGGGACGACGCGGTGTGGGCCGAGAGCGGGCAGCAGCAGCTCGCCGGGCGGACCGCCGAGCTGGTGGCGGCCGTGCGCGCGACCCGCCGTCCCGTGGTGCTGGTCAGCAACGAGGTCGGCTCCGGCGTCGTCCCGGCGACCGCCGCGGGCCGCCGCTTCCGCGACGAGCTGGGCCGGCTGAACGCGGCCGTCGCGGGCCAGTGCGAGCACGTACTCCTCGTCGTCGCGGGTCTGGTGACCGTGCTCAAGGAATAG